The window ATGAGGTTATTATGATGTGCATAACTGGTAAATTATCAATCCTTGGTTAGTTTAATGCTCTTAGAAAACATCAATATAACATAACAGATACCAGGATTTGGATTAATGCATACAAGACATTCACTCTAGAACCAAGAAATGTTATTCTAGATAAAATTTCCAACTTCGAAGTTTAGCAAccaacataataaaaaaatttaacaaaagcgcttcaaataatttacaataccCAATGTTAATAACAGAGTGATGACTAAGAACCAAAAGCTgtgaaaggaaagaaaaccaTTTTCCGAATATAGCTAGCGACGATTTGACGTCAAGTACAACAAAGAGGAAATAAACAAGAATACCCACAAAGCATATCTATGTTATACTATGTTTTATGATATGAATTCCAACATCAGTGACCAAATAAATGACAAAACAAAGTTGCAATATTCAAATCAATACATCCCACAAACCTGAAAAGAGTTACAGAAATTCTCAGACCAAGAAAGAAAACCTGTGTTCCAGGAAGGCATGGCTTAAACCAATCGAAAACACACAAAAGCAGATAACGTAATGGGTTGTTtacataataataaatatatgcCCTGAAACGCAGAAGAGAACGCAACAAAAACTGAAAGGAACCAAAGTGCTTGTTCTATTCACACACTCCGGTATAAACAGAAGACCCCTATCTCAATAATTCTGATAAAACAACAAAGTAGTAGTAATAGTAAACGCGAACTAgtaatgacaaaaatgaatggatataaagaaagaatttacCTGAGAGCCttgggtttttcttcttttttttcaaagttgTTGGTCTGTTAATTGTCATGATGGGAGTTGGGACCCAAGTGGGGTTATGAGAAAGGGCCTGTTCGTAGGGACGGCGACAAGAGACGTTTGAAAAAGGGCTATTCCAGAGCGCCAAACGCAACCGCTGTTGGGTACACTCTCTTTCATTCCTGCTTTCAATTTCTGACTTTTCGCGGTTGGAATTTTATGTTGAAGAGTGAAACAGAACGAGCCAAAAAAAGTAGTATTAATAACTAAGGAGGTAAGGAACAAGAAcaatctttttcaattgttccattttaagttatttacaTAATTAGTAGTcgaattttgagaaaaatataaaaattggtATTTGAAAAAAACTAAGTACAAATTTTATACGgaacttttttaaataaattttttttaattttaatttctcataatttataaataaataatgaggaaatttgaaaaaaaaattaacaaaaaaaagaactcCGATACTAATTATgggacaaaaaaaataattactttGATCTAATTCCTATGgtagtaatattattttttggagTCCAAAAGTGGAACTGGTTTTGGTTCCTCCAAGCTTGCATCTAAGGCAAGCACAGCCACAGTAATCTCCATTTCCATTATCATTAATGTAGTTTAATTACTTAATTGACATACAAAATGTAAAGTCTTTcacaatataaatattattataactAACTAATGTAATTAAAAGAGGTAACCGCGAATTGATGACATGGGTCACTGTCCCCGTGCATGCTTACACCACTTGTCACTCTCCATGcaactctctctctttccaaaaatacttttcttttcttaaaggTCGGCCACATCTGTAACAATCGTAGCCAAAAACACAGCCACCCACTCATTTAACATCTTTACTTAACTGAACACCAAAGAAGAACCCCCACCGTCTCAGCCGCCCCAGACCCAAGATCCTCCCTTTGCCCACCGCCATGGATCCACCACCCACCACCACCCCCCCAAAGCTACGACTGATGTGTAGCTACGGCGGCCACATCATCCCACGTCCACAAACTAAATCACTCTACTACTCCGGAGGAGAAAACCGCATAATCACCATCCCCCCCACCACCGCTCCCACCCTTACTCTCTCTTCTCTCACCACCCACCTCTCCACCTTCCTCCACCTCGGCACCCCATTTGTTCTCAAATACCAACTTCCCCATCACGACCTTAACTCCCTCATTTCCATCTCAACGGATGATGATCTCCAAATCATGTTAGAAGAGCGCAGCAGACTCTCTTCCACTGGTACTCCTTCACGTGTcagattatttatttttccagtTGTCAATAGCGTCAACGCTGAGTTGAGTCATCCGAAAAGGGAGAGTTGGTTTGTTGATGCTTTGAGGAGTGCAAGAGTGGGGTTTGGAGGGGAAATTAGTAGTGAACAAGAGTCTATTGTTTTGGAAACTTCGTCTTCTTTTGGCTCCACTTCTTCTTCGCATTCTTTGTCGAATCTGCCTCCAATTAAACCCTCATCAGATTCAATACCAAGGTACAACTTATTTTTGGGCTTTTTCCATATATGGAAGGAAAGGAATTTTACAGTGTAAATGTGCAActttttggtttctttgtttttgcttCCTATTTCGCTTCCAGGTACCAAGAGAGCCATATTGCTTGAGTATTTTGGACAAAATAAAACCCAGAAAAGCATATTTTTTAAGTGGATTGTataggaaaattttgatggtttggagagaTGTTGGTGATTTGTATAGTTTTTATTTGCCTTGGTTAATGAGGAGAGAACAATATGATAGAAAACTGAAGTTTTTTAGATAGATAATTGGGCGAACAGTTATTCCAAAAGCTTAATCTATTAGGAGATGTCTCGGATGTTATGTTTGAATTCGATTAGAAGGGATGAAAACTTGTGAATCAAACTTCTAACTTCAATTGTTTCTACTTAAAAATGTTGTGGTAGGgaacaatttttattttaattagtttgttTTGATAGAACTGAAAGGGCTCTGCTCGTTGCTTTAGATTGACCTGTAAAGTTTAATACCATATCTGTTCAAGTTCAATAATTTCATACTTATTGATTCCTCTGATGCTGTTTTATTTTGCTGTTTTGGTTATTTGATTTTAccattttttccttctttttacAGTGATGATCGTGTTGGGAGTGCTGTTTCTAATGTGCGGACTGgaacttgtcaagaccaagttGCCCCCTTTGCTGCAATGAAGAATAAGGCCTCTTCGAACCCATTTGAACCAGACAATAAAGTTGCTGATCCTTCCTCTGGGATAGAGCTGCATAAACCAATTCAGGCGTCTGGGTCTCCAATAAATCTAGTGGATCTACCGCAGCAACAAACACAATTTGTTCTTGAGGGTACCCATTACATACCACAGAACATGCCTGGAGTACAGCCAGTTACATCATATTACCCAGTTTATCATCCACTGCCACCACAGCAACAGCACCTCCATTACCAGTCAAATCAACCTTACCCACTGTATTACTTGCCAGTTGTGCCAACTCAGTCTTACAGTATACCTATGCAATGTGGGATGGTTCAGGCATCCTCTTCCTCTATTGGCTCTGGTCAGCCCCAAATCCATCCAAACGCTTCATTGATTCCACCTCAACGGGTTATCAAGGAGGTTGCAGCATTACTTCAACCTGTAGCTGACTTAACCTCACAGACATACAAAAATGTTCCAGGGCACCCACTTATTCATTTACCTTATAATGAAACAGAAACAAGGCCTGTTGGTGCTCAAATTCAGCACAGCCCTCAAGCATTTGGTGTTGCTGCTGGTGAAACAGCTAATTGCACTAGCAAACTTGATGATGACCCTGCTCGTGTTCAAATATACAAATCTCAGCCTCCACCACCCATGTTGCCTTCGCAGTACCAAACCATGACCAAAGCCACAACATTACTTTTGTCTGAGGCTTTAGGGCAATTGCATACAGACGATGCAAAGCAACAGATTAGAACATCAGAACCACAATGATCCTACTCTCCAACAGGGAACACAATTTTGGTAGTGGTGTCTTCGTTACTTTTGGGTTGTTCTACCTTGGTCCTGATTTTTGTAGTGGTATGTGTAGCCTGCCTAACATATAAACAGATGATTTggcctttcttctttttgctttGTATGTTTTATTCCTCTTACTGTTTGTTTGTTCATTTacttgtttgtttgttttcttgaATGTTCTTGAGATTATAGTATTTTACAAAATGTATTGTATGGTTGAGTTGTCTCTCTCCTGATCATGTTGTTAGTAAATGAGGGTTTAAACATCCCTTTTCGGAGAAATAGAACCTTGGTTATGTAATCTTACTAACGGAATGGAGATTCTGATCATTGATGGTGAATATTTGCGTGTTTCTTTTCTATAAGTACAAGCATTTACATCTGACACTTAAGAGAAAGCAAGTGAGAAATTTTTGTCTATATGTGGTTAACTATTCAACTAACAGCCATTATTCACGATGTTTGCATGTGGAGTTTACTACAGGTCTACTGTTGGTGGAAATCTTTACCTCTATCTCAGTTTATTGCTAGCTAAAACTGTGATTAGTCGCTCATGAAGGCCATCAATCTCTACATCTGCCATGATTTTGTCAGTTGTTCTTGATTGTGGGTCTACAGCTGTTTGTTCTCATTGTTTTGGCTTACACTCGTCTTGGGTTTGATCTTCTGGTGATGCAGATTTTCTTGCTGTCTGCATTTGCTGCTTTCACCTCTACAACCTCTTCTTATTAAACATTAGTTTATCTTTCTCAGCTTCGTGTCCTTTGGCATTTTAGTGGTTTTGACATAGTCTTGTCAGGACAAAACTTAAATCCTTGAGGCAAAGAAGtatattttttcaaagttAAGTAACCAAAGTTGGTTCCATTgtgatttgattattttaagTTTGTCGTATAACTTTTCTTCAAATATGCTGTTCTTTTTTCTCTGTCATTTCAGACTGCCcattttagtatttttattttcattcctttttttattatctttgcAGACTTCTCCAGCCTTAATGCTGTTTGAGTATTAAAAGCACTTTAGTTGAccattttttaagattttatttactTGAATCATTTCAGCTTATCTTACAGACTATGCTTTAGTTTCAGGCACTAATGCTGCAGataaaaggaaacaaagaTTGGCCTTGTTTCTTGGGGATTTGGTTTTCAGGGATTCTCTAATTAATCCATGGTTCATATTGTTAGAATGTCATTGTACTTTTCATGGTCCTATATTAATGTCTTTTGAAAGTTTTGGTACTGCTTGGATGAAGAAAAGAATCCTATCATTTGTTCTAGAAAGAATGTCCTTCTCTCTGCTCTGATGCTACACTATTGTGGACTTTCAAAGTTTATTTTTCCAAGCTATGAAAATTTTGCTCAATTCACAATGTAAAACACAatgtttcctttttatttttgaaaataaaacatgatGTTCTATCGATTCATGCATTTGTCCTTTTTTTGGCgttcaaatttctcaatttgGAATTGTAGCCTCTTTCTaagtacaaaaaataaataaataaactgaATGTTTATGTTTGTAGCTATAAACATGACATCTTTCGTTGGTAGAATCATTTGCCCCTTCCCAaatcttcttaatttttcttttggaaagAAACTCTGGGTGAACTGTGGGAATTTTTTGTCTTATTTTAGCGAAAGGAATTATCCTTGCATGAAAACTTGATTGAGAAGACTAATCAGGGATGAGCTGATTTCTTGCAACTTCTGAATGGGTAATGCGTGATTCAGTGGGAAGAGCAAAGTAATGCTTGCTTAATTAGCCCTTCATAGCTTCTCAGTACAGGATTCACTTTTCATGCTAGCTTGCACCTGGTTCCATGTACATGATAAATGTCACCTAATTTAATGTTTagtgttttattgttttagAAGTTAAAACTCCTTGGTGGATGTTGTGGTCAGCTTAGTATTTTATTGAACGGCAGTTTCTGGCTCTCTTATCTATTCTTTGTTGAGTTTTATCTTCTCAAACTATTTTGTGGGaagtatcatttttttttttaattactgCATCTATGGGTCTAGATTCCAACCCTGGTAATTGACTCTTTTGTTCTGATGTTTTGCATTGTAACCTAAAGAAGCTTCATCAGATTGGAGCTTTTGTACTCAAGATACTATTATGGTCCCTGATCAATCCCAGCAGACATACTGCAGCCACGACTTTAATCAGTTTTATATATGGGAGTTAAAGTCCCAGAAATAAAATGTCTCTTAGTGCTGCTTATGATGCTTTCTTTCACATGATGCAAGCTGGACATTACAAGAGGATAGCTAATATTAATCTTTGTCTATATAGAGCACTCCCAAATTGGCCTTGCTCAAACTCTGATTTTTCATAAACTCTGCTTTTCATAATTCGAAATCAGCATTTGTCTGCTATTTCCTCATGAAAACAGGTTTGATTGACAGTCTTTAGACCTTCAGAGAATGTTTATGTTGCAAGCTTTTCTGTAACTCAAGATACAAGCTCTGGGGATTCTGTCTTGTTTGATTGTAAGAAGTCCTGAAAACTGGTATTACTCTACATGAATCAAGTGCATCTGAATGTTGGTTGTTCGTCGTTGGTCTTTCACAGAAACATGCAGTGTTATGAATGACACAAAAATGTATGGGAGGATTTGGTGATTGACCATTTGGCCTGCTGTTCTTATCGAGGTTCTTGTCTTTGATCTCTGTCCTTAGCCTTTGCAGTTCCGTTCATTGATCAAATTGCAGATTATCCTTCTAAGTATTTGCTGATTTGCAGTCTCTTAACACTCTTTCAAGCTTTGAACTTTTCAAACATAGTCAACATAGACCACTTAGCTTGCTTGACTTTGCATTCCTGTTTTTTTGGGTGAATTTTGCACTCCTGAAATTTGTTCTCTATGATTGTTAGG is drawn from Theobroma cacao cultivar B97-61/B2 chromosome 4, Criollo_cocoa_genome_V2, whole genome shotgun sequence and contains these coding sequences:
- the LOC18601992 gene encoding uncharacterized protein LOC18601992; translated protein: MDPPPTTTPPKLRLMCSYGGHIIPRPQTKSLYYSGGENRIITIPPTTAPTLTLSSLTTHLSTFLHLGTPFVLKYQLPHHDLNSLISISTDDDLQIMLEERSRLSSTGTPSRVRLFIFPVVNSVNAELSHPKRESWFVDALRSARVGFGGEISSEQESIVLETSSSFGSTSSSHSLSNLPPIKPSSDSIPSDDRVGSAVSNVRTGTCQDQVAPFAAMKNKASSNPFEPDNKVADPSSGIELHKPIQASGSPINLVDLPQQQTQFVLEGTHYIPQNMPGVQPVTSYYPVYHPLPPQQQHLHYQSNQPYPLYYLPVVPTQSYSIPMQCGMVQASSSSIGSGQPQIHPNASLIPPQRVIKEVAALLQPVADLTSQTYKNVPGHPLIHLPYNETETRPVGAQIQHSPQAFGVAAGETANCTSKLDDDPARVQIYKSQPPPPMLPSQYQTMTKATTLLLSEALGQLHTDDAKQQIRTSEPQ